In Streptomyces sp. DG2A-72, one genomic interval encodes:
- a CDS encoding GntR family transcriptional regulator, with translation MSTDVSSAENESGATVRTARVPKYYRLKKHLLDMTETLPPGTPVPPERTLAAEFDTSRTTVRQALQELVVEGRLERIQGKGTFVAKPKVSQALQLTSYTEDMRAQGLEPTSQLLDIGYITADDRLAELLDITAGGRVLRIERLRMANGEPMAIETTHLSAKRFPALRRSLVKYTSLYTALAEVYDVHLAEAEETIETSLATPREAGLLGTDVGLPMLMLSRHSLDREGQPVEWVRSVYRGDRYKFVARLKRPQE, from the coding sequence ATGAGCACCGACGTCAGCAGTGCGGAGAACGAGAGTGGGGCCACCGTCCGTACCGCGCGCGTGCCCAAGTACTACCGCCTGAAGAAGCATCTGCTCGACATGACGGAGACGCTGCCGCCCGGCACCCCGGTCCCGCCCGAGCGCACCCTCGCCGCGGAGTTCGACACCTCGCGCACCACCGTGCGCCAGGCGCTGCAGGAACTGGTCGTCGAGGGACGCCTGGAGCGGATCCAGGGCAAGGGCACCTTCGTCGCCAAGCCCAAGGTCTCGCAGGCGCTCCAACTCACCTCGTACACCGAGGACATGCGCGCCCAGGGCCTCGAACCCACCTCGCAGCTCCTCGACATCGGGTACATCACCGCCGACGACCGCCTCGCCGAACTGCTCGACATCACGGCCGGCGGCCGGGTGCTGCGCATCGAGCGGCTGCGCATGGCCAACGGCGAGCCGATGGCGATCGAGACGACCCACCTGAGCGCCAAGCGCTTCCCCGCCCTGCGCAGGTCGCTCGTGAAGTACACCTCCCTCTACACCGCCCTCGCCGAGGTCTACGACGTCCATCTCGCCGAGGCCGAGGAGACCATCGAGACCTCGCTGGCCACTCCCCGCGAGGCCGGCCTGCTCGGCACCGACGTCGGCCTGCCGATGCTGATGCTGTCCCGGCACTCGCTGGACCGGGAGGGACAGCCGGTGGAGTGGGTGCGGTCGGTGTACCGGGGGGACCGCTACAAGTTCGTCGCCCGACTGAAGCGGCCGCAGGAATAG
- a CDS encoding carbohydrate ABC transporter permease, which produces MSTVVPQAPRKSKAGWNLLGLLVFLTAGFPVYWMLNTAFKPEKDAIDPDPSLWPTALTFSNFGRALDIADFWGPVGRSLIVSLAVVVVGMVVGLLAALAISRFAFRGRRIVIVGILAVQMVPLVAMIIPVFLLLNDLGQYDRLSGLIITYLTFILPFTVWTLRGFIVNIPRELEEAAMVDGCTRTGAFVRVVFPLLAPGMVATSVYGFIQAWNEYLYALMLLSQNNQTATVWLSNFSTKHGTEFAPMMAGATLMAVPIVVLFLLVQRKMAAGLTAGAVKG; this is translated from the coding sequence ATGAGCACCGTGGTCCCTCAGGCCCCCCGGAAGTCCAAGGCGGGCTGGAACCTCCTGGGCCTCCTCGTCTTCCTCACCGCGGGCTTCCCGGTCTACTGGATGCTGAACACGGCGTTCAAGCCGGAGAAGGACGCCATCGACCCGGACCCGAGCCTGTGGCCGACCGCCCTGACCTTCTCCAACTTCGGCCGGGCGCTGGACATCGCGGACTTCTGGGGCCCGGTCGGCCGCAGCCTGATCGTGTCGCTGGCCGTGGTCGTGGTCGGGATGGTCGTAGGCCTGCTGGCCGCGTTGGCGATCTCCCGGTTCGCCTTCCGCGGCCGCAGGATCGTGATCGTGGGCATCCTGGCGGTCCAGATGGTCCCGCTGGTCGCCATGATCATCCCGGTCTTCCTGCTGCTCAACGACCTCGGTCAGTACGACAGGCTGAGCGGCCTGATCATCACGTACCTGACCTTCATCCTCCCCTTCACGGTGTGGACCCTGCGCGGCTTCATCGTCAACATCCCGAGGGAGCTGGAGGAGGCGGCGATGGTCGACGGCTGCACCCGCACGGGCGCCTTCGTCCGGGTCGTCTTCCCGCTGCTCGCTCCGGGCATGGTCGCGACCTCGGTCTACGGCTTCATCCAGGCATGGAACGAGTACCTCTACGCCCTGATGCTGCTCAGCCAGAACAACCAGACCGCGACCGTGTGGCTCAGCAACTTCAGCACCAAGCACGGCACCGAGTTCGCCCCGATGATGGCCGGTGCCACGCTGATGGCCGTGCCGATCGTCGTCCTGTTCCTCCTCGTCCAGCGCAAGATGGCCGCGGGTCTGACCGCGGGCGCCGTGAAGGGATAA
- a CDS encoding carbon starvation CstA family protein produces the protein MRTANVRTIVIWSLVALVGAVGWAVLALARGEDVSAAWMVAAALGSYAIGYRFYAKFIAYKVLKVDKTRATPAERLNNGIDFHPTDRRVLLGHHFAAIAGAGPLVGPVLAAQMGYLPGTIWIIVGVIFAGAVQDMVVLFFSTRRDGRSLGQMAREEIGPFGGAAALLAAFAIMIILLGVLALVIVNALAQSPWGTFSIAMTIPIALLMGFYLRVLRPGRVAEVSLIGVALLLLALVAGRWVAESSWADTFTLAPSTLVIWLVAYGFIASILPVWMLLAPRDYLSTFMKIGTILLLALGVVIALPTLRMPAVTDFASRGDGPVFAGSLFPFVFITIACGALSGFHSLISSGTTPKMIQKETQVRMIGYGSMLMESSVAIMALVAASIIDPGLYFAMNAPSGVIGTTVENASQVVGSWGYQITPAELAKAAQDVEESTLLSRTGGAPTLAVGVSQIFSEVTGGSLKAFWYHFAIMFEALFILTALDAGTRVGRFMLQDTLGNIYRPFKNVSWKPGLFITSGIVCGLWGYFLWVGVHEPLGGINQLFPIFGISNQLLAAVALAVCTTLLVKSGRLKWAWITGVPLAWDATVTLTASWQKVFSSDPKVGFFKQRQVFQDAIDRGEVLAPAKSMDDMRTVVINSTVDGVLTAILAILIVVVIVDATRVCVRHIRRPALSTLSEAPYVESKLVAPAGLIPTREEKEEERDAVGSGTSS, from the coding sequence GTGCGCACCGCGAACGTTCGAACGATCGTCATCTGGAGTCTTGTCGCGCTGGTCGGAGCCGTCGGCTGGGCGGTGCTCGCGCTGGCCAGGGGCGAGGACGTGTCCGCCGCCTGGATGGTCGCGGCGGCCCTCGGCTCGTACGCGATCGGCTACCGCTTCTACGCCAAGTTCATCGCGTACAAGGTCCTGAAGGTCGACAAGACCCGGGCCACTCCGGCGGAACGGCTGAACAACGGCATCGACTTCCATCCCACCGACCGCCGGGTTCTGCTGGGCCACCACTTCGCCGCGATCGCGGGCGCCGGACCGCTGGTCGGGCCCGTGCTTGCGGCGCAGATGGGCTATCTGCCGGGCACGATCTGGATCATCGTGGGCGTCATCTTCGCGGGCGCGGTCCAGGACATGGTGGTGCTGTTCTTCTCCACGCGGCGGGACGGCAGGTCGCTGGGCCAGATGGCGCGGGAGGAGATCGGCCCGTTCGGCGGCGCGGCGGCGCTGCTGGCCGCCTTCGCCATCATGATCATCCTGCTCGGGGTGCTGGCGCTGGTCATCGTCAACGCCCTCGCACAGTCCCCGTGGGGCACCTTCTCCATCGCGATGACGATCCCGATCGCGCTGCTGATGGGCTTCTACCTGCGGGTACTGCGCCCCGGCCGGGTCGCCGAGGTCTCCCTCATCGGCGTCGCGCTGCTGCTGCTCGCGCTGGTCGCGGGCCGCTGGGTCGCCGAGTCGTCCTGGGCCGACACCTTCACCCTCGCGCCGTCCACGCTGGTCATCTGGCTGGTGGCGTACGGCTTCATCGCCTCGATCCTGCCGGTGTGGATGCTGCTCGCGCCGCGCGACTATCTGTCCACCTTCATGAAGATCGGCACGATCCTGCTGCTCGCGCTCGGCGTCGTGATCGCGCTGCCGACGCTGAGGATGCCCGCGGTCACCGACTTCGCCTCGCGCGGCGACGGGCCGGTGTTCGCGGGCTCGCTCTTCCCGTTCGTCTTCATCACGATCGCCTGCGGCGCCCTGTCCGGCTTCCACTCGCTCATCTCGTCCGGTACGACGCCGAAGATGATCCAGAAGGAGACGCAGGTCCGGATGATCGGCTACGGCTCCATGCTGATGGAGTCGTCGGTCGCGATCATGGCGCTGGTGGCGGCGAGCATCATCGACCCAGGCCTGTACTTCGCGATGAACGCGCCGTCCGGTGTCATCGGTACGACGGTGGAGAACGCCTCGCAGGTGGTGGGCAGTTGGGGCTACCAGATCACCCCCGCCGAACTCGCCAAGGCGGCCCAGGACGTGGAGGAGTCGACGCTGCTGTCCCGCACCGGCGGCGCGCCCACGCTCGCCGTCGGGGTCTCGCAGATCTTCTCCGAGGTGACCGGCGGGAGCCTCAAGGCCTTCTGGTATCACTTCGCGATCATGTTCGAGGCGCTGTTCATCCTGACCGCGCTGGACGCAGGCACGCGCGTGGGCCGCTTCATGCTCCAGGACACCCTGGGCAACATCTACCGGCCGTTCAAGAACGTCAGCTGGAAGCCCGGCCTGTTCATCACCAGCGGCATCGTGTGCGGGCTGTGGGGCTACTTCCTGTGGGTCGGCGTCCATGAGCCCCTCGGAGGAATCAACCAGCTCTTCCCGATCTTCGGCATCTCCAACCAGTTGCTGGCCGCCGTCGCGCTGGCCGTCTGCACGACCCTGCTGGTGAAGTCGGGGCGTCTCAAGTGGGCCTGGATCACCGGGGTTCCGCTCGCCTGGGACGCGACGGTCACCCTGACCGCCAGCTGGCAGAAGGTCTTCTCGTCCGATCCGAAGGTCGGCTTCTTCAAGCAGCGCCAGGTGTTCCAGGACGCCATCGACCGGGGCGAGGTGCTGGCGCCCGCCAAGTCCATGGACGACATGCGCACCGTGGTCATCAACTCCACGGTGGACGGCGTCCTCACCGCGATCCTGGCGATCCTGATCGTCGTCGTGATCGTCGACGCGACCCGCGTCTGCGTCCGGCACATCCGCCGCCCGGCCCTGTCCACGCTGAGCGAGGCACCGTACGTCGAGTCGAAGCTCGTCGCCCCGGCCGGGCTGATCCCGACCCGGGAGGAGAAGGAGGAGGAGCGCGATGCGGTCGGCAGTGGCACGAGCTCTTAG
- a CDS encoding DUF3311 domain-containing protein, translated as MSQTSEVNRGTVTPARVVIALCLFAPFVAMLWVGSYAKEDPAFIGIPFFYWYQMAWVVLSTVLTMVAYKLWQRDQQARKGGAGK; from the coding sequence ATGTCACAAACATCGGAAGTGAACAGAGGGACGGTGACACCCGCCAGGGTCGTCATCGCTCTCTGCCTATTCGCGCCCTTCGTGGCGATGCTGTGGGTGGGTTCGTACGCGAAGGAGGACCCGGCCTTCATCGGCATCCCGTTCTTCTACTGGTACCAGATGGCCTGGGTGGTCCTCTCCACCGTGCTGACGATGGTCGCGTACAAGCTGTGGCAGCGTGACCAGCAGGCACGCAAGGGGGGTGCCGGAAAGTGA
- a CDS encoding YbdD/YjiX family protein, translating to MRSAVARALRGVRWYVRELTDESAYDRYVAHVRKDHPRAEVPSRRDFERMRTDRQEKDPRQGFRCC from the coding sequence ATGCGGTCGGCAGTGGCACGAGCTCTTAGGGGCGTGCGCTGGTACGTGCGGGAGCTGACCGACGAGTCGGCGTACGACCGGTATGTCGCGCACGTACGAAAGGACCACCCTCGGGCCGAGGTGCCGTCCCGGCGTGACTTCGAGCGGATGCGCACGGACCGGCAGGAGAAGGATCCACGGCAGGGATTCCGCTGCTGCTGA
- the nagB gene encoding glucosamine-6-phosphate deaminase, which yields MEVVIVPDAKAGGELIAEAMAQLLRRKPDALLGVATGSTPLPIYEALAAKVKSGAVDASRARIAQLDEYVGLPAEHPESYRSVLRREVLEPLGLGMDAFMGPDGTAEDVLGACEAYDAALGAAGGVDLQLLGIGTDGHIGFNEPCSSLASRTRIKTLTEQTRVDNARFFDGDMEQVPHHVITQGIGTILEARHLVLLATGEGKADAVAATVEGPVAAVCPASALQLHPHATVVVDEGAASKLKLADYFRHTFANKPEWQGI from the coding sequence GTGGAAGTTGTCATCGTTCCGGACGCCAAGGCGGGTGGCGAGCTGATCGCCGAGGCCATGGCGCAACTCCTGCGGCGCAAGCCCGACGCCCTGCTCGGCGTGGCCACCGGGTCGACGCCGCTGCCCATCTATGAGGCGCTGGCCGCCAAGGTGAAGTCCGGTGCCGTGGATGCCTCTCGGGCGCGGATCGCCCAGCTCGACGAGTACGTGGGGCTGCCGGCCGAGCATCCGGAGTCGTACCGTTCGGTGCTGCGGCGGGAGGTGCTGGAGCCGCTGGGGCTCGGGATGGACGCGTTCATGGGGCCGGACGGTACGGCTGAGGACGTACTGGGGGCTTGCGAGGCCTATGACGCTGCGTTGGGCGCCGCCGGTGGGGTGGATCTGCAGTTGCTCGGGATCGGGACGGACGGGCACATCGGGTTCAACGAGCCGTGCTCGTCGCTGGCCTCACGGACTCGGATCAAGACGTTGACCGAGCAGACGCGGGTGGACAACGCGCGCTTCTTTGACGGGGACATGGAGCAGGTGCCGCATCACGTCATCACTCAGGGGATCGGGACGATCCTTGAGGCTCGGCATCTGGTGTTGCTCGCCACGGGTGAGGGGAAGGCCGATGCGGTGGCGGCGACGGTGGAAGGGCCGGTTGCCGCGGTGTGTCCGGCGTCGGCGTTGCAGTTGCATCCGCATGCGACGGTTGTTGTCGATGAAGGGGCCGCTTCCAAGTTGAAGCTTGCGGACTACTTCCGGCACACGTTTGCCAATAAGCCGGAGTGGCAGGGGATCTAG
- a CDS encoding extracellular solute-binding protein — MKRKLIAAIGIAGMMVSLAACGDSDSGGSDNTGADAKELTVWLTVDAQNNWPELVKAADDAIKKKHPGIKINHEYYGWPDKNTKLDAVLATDKAPDVVEMGNTEMLGYMVKGAFAPVDPAKFDNAEAWLDGLKASVTYEGETYGVPYYAGGRVANWRKDVAASVGVKSPPKTYEELTSALDKIQKEEGDKFSAWYQPTRDWYAAMSFVYDAGGSIAEESGGQWKANLSSPESIKGLEAFKSVVDTYMHGDKTKDEADRYIVYGQGKSAMIFGAAWEGATSEDPKNDKTGKLKGNLESFVMPGPSGKNLPVFLGGSDLAVPVKSDAQAVAAEWINAFAGASGQKGLMAKGNLPNNKTDLATLKNDPATAVPATAAESNWFVPMAPGWGQVEKAQILQTMLQNIGTGKKTVEAAAKEADAAIDKVINTK, encoded by the coding sequence GTGAAGCGCAAGCTGATAGCCGCGATCGGTATCGCGGGCATGATGGTGTCCCTTGCGGCGTGCGGGGACAGTGACAGCGGGGGTTCGGACAACACCGGCGCGGATGCCAAGGAGCTGACCGTCTGGCTCACCGTCGACGCGCAGAACAACTGGCCCGAGCTGGTGAAGGCCGCGGACGACGCGATCAAGAAGAAGCACCCCGGCATCAAGATCAACCACGAGTACTACGGCTGGCCCGACAAGAACACCAAGCTCGACGCCGTCCTCGCCACCGACAAGGCCCCCGACGTGGTCGAGATGGGCAACACCGAGATGCTCGGCTACATGGTCAAGGGCGCCTTCGCCCCCGTCGACCCGGCCAAGTTCGACAACGCGGAAGCCTGGCTGGATGGCCTCAAGGCCTCGGTGACGTACGAGGGCGAGACATACGGCGTTCCGTACTACGCCGGCGGCCGGGTCGCCAACTGGCGCAAGGACGTGGCGGCTTCGGTCGGCGTGAAGTCCCCGCCGAAGACGTACGAGGAGCTGACCTCCGCCCTGGACAAGATCCAGAAGGAGGAGGGCGACAAGTTCAGCGCCTGGTACCAGCCCACCCGTGACTGGTACGCGGCCATGTCCTTCGTCTACGACGCCGGCGGCTCCATCGCCGAGGAGTCCGGCGGCCAGTGGAAGGCCAACCTCTCCTCGCCCGAGTCCATCAAGGGCCTGGAGGCGTTCAAGAGCGTCGTCGACACGTACATGCACGGCGACAAGACCAAGGACGAGGCCGACCGCTACATCGTCTACGGCCAGGGCAAGTCCGCCATGATCTTCGGCGCGGCCTGGGAGGGCGCGACCTCCGAGGACCCGAAGAACGACAAGACCGGCAAGCTCAAGGGCAACCTCGAGAGCTTCGTGATGCCCGGCCCGTCCGGCAAGAACCTCCCGGTCTTCCTGGGCGGCTCCGACCTCGCCGTCCCGGTGAAGTCGGACGCGCAGGCGGTCGCCGCCGAGTGGATCAACGCCTTCGCGGGCGCCTCCGGCCAGAAGGGGCTGATGGCCAAGGGCAACCTGCCCAACAACAAGACCGACCTCGCGACCCTCAAGAACGACCCGGCGACGGCCGTCCCGGCCACCGCCGCCGAGTCCAACTGGTTCGTCCCGATGGCGCCGGGCTGGGGCCAGGTCGAGAAGGCCCAGATCCTGCAGACCATGCTGCAGAACATCGGCACCGGCAAGAAGACGGTCGAGGCCGCCGCGAAGGAAGCGGACGCAGCGATCGACAAGGTCATCAACACCAAATGA
- a CDS encoding carbohydrate ABC transporter permease, producing MSAADTTTPAKVPPRRQSPPPPAVAKQPPRDRKTSGGRGLPWLLLAPCLLILALVLGYPLVRLVTLSFQEFGQSQLWGFKPAKSVGLDNFTKVLGDGQFWTVVVRTIVFAAGCVIFTMVIGMLIALLLQRVSGWMKTLINIALVASWGMPIIVATTVFKWLFDADYGILNALLSKLPGVEMIGHNWFASGPEGLAVIMLLVVWGAVPFVVITLSAGLTQVPKELEEAARLDGAGAWGVFRYVTLPILKPIIVMLTTLSVIWDMGVFPQVFVMRNGHPEAEFQILTTYSYDRAFVVNDYAQGSAIALLTVVLLLGVVAVYMRQMLKIGEVE from the coding sequence ATGAGTGCCGCAGACACGACCACCCCTGCCAAGGTGCCGCCGCGGCGGCAGTCGCCCCCACCACCGGCTGTCGCGAAGCAGCCACCGAGAGACCGGAAGACGTCGGGCGGACGCGGCCTGCCCTGGCTGCTGCTCGCCCCCTGCCTCCTCATCCTCGCACTCGTCCTCGGCTACCCCCTGGTCCGTCTGGTCACCCTCTCCTTCCAGGAGTTCGGCCAGTCCCAGCTGTGGGGCTTCAAGCCGGCGAAGTCGGTCGGGCTCGACAACTTCACCAAGGTGCTGGGCGACGGGCAGTTCTGGACGGTCGTCGTACGGACGATCGTCTTCGCGGCCGGTTGCGTGATCTTCACGATGGTCATCGGCATGCTGATCGCGCTGCTCCTCCAGCGGGTCTCCGGCTGGATGAAGACCCTGATCAACATCGCACTGGTGGCGAGCTGGGGCATGCCGATCATCGTGGCGACCACGGTCTTCAAGTGGCTGTTCGACGCGGACTACGGCATCCTCAACGCGCTGCTCAGCAAGTTGCCCGGCGTGGAGATGATCGGCCACAACTGGTTCGCGAGCGGGCCGGAGGGCCTCGCGGTCATCATGCTGCTGGTGGTGTGGGGCGCCGTGCCCTTCGTGGTCATCACGCTGAGCGCCGGTCTGACCCAGGTCCCGAAGGAACTGGAGGAGGCGGCCCGGCTGGACGGCGCGGGCGCCTGGGGCGTGTTCCGCTACGTCACGCTCCCCATCCTCAAGCCGATCATCGTGATGCTGACGACCCTGTCGGTCATCTGGGACATGGGCGTCTTCCCGCAGGTCTTCGTGATGCGCAACGGCCATCCCGAGGCCGAGTTCCAGATCCTCACCACCTACTCGTACGACCGCGCGTTCGTGGTCAACGACTACGCGCAGGGCTCGGCGATCGCCCTGCTCACCGTGGTGTTGCTGCTGGGTGTCGTGGCCGTGTACATGCGCCAGATGCTGAAGATCGGAGAGGTCGAATGA
- a CDS encoding glycoside hydrolase family 3 protein — MTTFASGTDTLTRDALTVLQPGFPGTTAPDWLLRRLGEGLASVGLFGRNIASPDQLAALTAQLRAERDDVLVAIDEEGGDVTRLEVRTGSSFPGNHALGAVDDVSLTEEVAYALGRRLAECGVNLDWAPSADVNSNPSNPVIGVRSFGADTDLVARHTAAYVTGLQSSGVAACTKHFPGHGDTAVDSHHAMPRIDADASVLSSRELAPFRAAIAAGTRAVMSAHILVPALDPDRPATLSSPVLTELLRGRLGYDGLIVTDGMEMQAIAAIYGIERGSVLAIAAGADAICVGGGLADDETVRRLRDALISAVRSGELPEERLADAAERVRALAHWTSEAPTNTGEPRTDIGLIAARRALRVTAAEPYAPLTKAPYVAAFTPVANIAVGDETPWGVAAELTRLLPGTETGSFTGDEAGPKALAAANGHRIIAVVRDEHRHAWMATALDTVLQERPDTIVVEMGVPQAAPRGTLHIATHGAARVCGRAAAEVIAGA, encoded by the coding sequence ATGACGACATTCGCCAGCGGCACAGACACCCTGACGCGCGATGCGCTGACCGTCCTCCAGCCCGGCTTCCCGGGCACCACCGCCCCCGACTGGCTGCTGCGCCGCCTCGGCGAGGGCCTGGCCTCCGTCGGCCTGTTCGGCCGCAACATCGCCTCCCCCGACCAACTGGCCGCACTCACGGCCCAGTTGCGCGCCGAACGCGACGACGTACTGGTCGCGATCGACGAGGAGGGCGGTGATGTCACCCGCCTGGAGGTGAGGACCGGTTCCTCGTTCCCCGGCAACCATGCGCTGGGCGCGGTGGACGACGTCTCGCTCACCGAGGAGGTGGCGTACGCACTCGGCCGCCGCCTCGCCGAGTGCGGAGTGAACCTCGACTGGGCCCCGTCCGCCGACGTGAACTCCAACCCCTCCAACCCGGTCATCGGCGTCCGCTCCTTCGGCGCCGACACGGACCTGGTCGCCCGCCACACCGCCGCCTACGTCACCGGCCTCCAGTCCTCCGGGGTGGCCGCCTGCACCAAGCACTTCCCGGGCCACGGCGACACCGCGGTCGACTCCCACCACGCGATGCCCCGCATCGACGCCGACGCCTCGGTGCTGTCGTCCCGCGAACTCGCCCCGTTCCGCGCCGCCATCGCCGCCGGCACCCGCGCGGTGATGAGCGCCCACATCCTGGTCCCGGCCCTGGACCCGGACCGCCCGGCCACCCTCTCCAGCCCGGTCCTGACGGAGTTGCTGCGCGGCCGACTCGGCTACGACGGCCTGATCGTCACCGACGGCATGGAGATGCAGGCCATCGCCGCCATCTACGGCATAGAACGCGGCAGCGTCCTCGCCATCGCCGCCGGCGCCGACGCGATCTGCGTGGGCGGCGGCCTCGCGGACGACGAGACGGTACGCCGCCTGCGCGACGCCCTGATCTCAGCCGTCCGCTCGGGCGAACTCCCCGAGGAACGCCTGGCGGACGCGGCGGAACGCGTCCGCGCGCTGGCCCACTGGACGTCCGAGGCCCCGACGAACACGGGCGAGCCCCGAACGGACATCGGCCTCATCGCGGCCCGCCGCGCCCTGAGAGTGACGGCCGCGGAGCCATACGCCCCCCTGACCAAAGCCCCCTACGTCGCCGCCTTCACCCCGGTCGCGAACATAGCCGTCGGCGACGAAACCCCCTGGGGCGTCGCCGCGGAACTGACCCGCCTGCTCCCGGGCACAGAGACGGGCAGCTTCACAGGGGACGAGGCAGGCCCCAAAGCCCTCGCCGCAGCGAACGGCCACCGCATCATCGCCGTCGTCCGCGACGAACACCGCCACGCCTGGATGGCAACGGCCCTCGACACGGTGCTGCAGGAACGCCCCGACACGATCGTGGTCGAGATGGGCGTACCCCAGGCGGCCCCGAGGGGCACGCTGCACATCGCGACGCACGGGGCGGCGCGGGTGTGTGGACGGGCGGCGGCGGAAGTGATAGCGGGAGCGTAA